A single genomic interval of Cucumis sativus cultivar 9930 chromosome 5, Cucumber_9930_V3, whole genome shotgun sequence harbors:
- the LOC101212666 gene encoding myosin heavy chain, non-muscle isoform X1, whose translation MASGLDEDADVVLSDVEGDEHPITIQNPSPEEITVERFREILAERDRERQSREAAENSKSELQVSFNRLKALAHEAIKKRDECGRQRDEALREKEEALKLNEKVSAELAEANRQRDEALKLRDEITKEFDEILKDRDTLRSEIGNASHMLVTGIDKISAKVSSFKNFTAGGLPRSQKYTGLPAVAYGVIKRTNEIIEELVRQIDTTTKSRNETREQMELRNYEIAIEVSQLEATISGLKDEVSKKTSVIEDLENTIIEKDKKICENEVDLVGKLRRAEDEASDLRQLVQEYDDKLRDLESKMESQRPLLVDQLGLISKIHDQIYDIIKIVDVSDVDHSEFSESLFLPRETDMEENVRASLAGMESIYALAKLVMDKTRNLIEEKIRESKNLNETVAQLLKEKEHIGYLLRTALSKRMTSDPSSKANQLFEVAENGLREAGIDFKFSKLLGEEKFSTTRDNRKALDAEDEIFTLAGALENIVKASQIEIIELRHSLEELRAESVVLKERLESQSKELKLRSLQIQELEEKERVANESVEGLMMDVTAAEEEIIRWKVAAEQEAAAGKAVEQEFLAQISGVKQELEEARQVILDSDKKLKFKEETVNAAMAARDAAEKSLRLADVRASRLRERVEDLTRQLEQLDNREESRIGSSNGHRYVCWPWQWLGLDFVGSRHSETQQQESSNEMELSEPLI comes from the exons ATGGCGAGTGGTCTTGATGAAGACGCAGATGTTGTGCTCAGCGATGTTGAAGGTGACGAACATCCCATTACGATCCAGAATCCTTCTCCTGAAGAAATCACTGTTGAGAGGTTTAGGGAGATTCTTGCGGAGCGCGATCGTGAGCGGCAATCTCGAGAAGCAGCAGAGAATTCAAAATCGGAATTGCAAGTGTCATTTAACCGCTTGAAAGCGCTTGCCCATGAGGCAATTAAGAAGCGAGATGAGTGTGGAAGACAGCGGGATGAAGCATtgagagaaaaggaagaagctttgaaattgaatgaaaaggTTTCTGCAGAGTTGGCTGAGGCGAATCGGCAAAGAGATGAGGCCTTAAAGCTTAGGGATGAGATTACTAAGGAGTTTGATGAGATCCTAAAGGATAGGGATACTCTGAGATCAGAAATTGGTAATGCATCCCATATGCTTGTGACTGGGATTGATAAGATATCTGCAAAAGTGAGCAGTTTCAAGAATTTTACGGCAGGTGGGTTGCCTAGGTCACAAAAATATACAGGATTACCTGCAGTTGCCTATGGAGTTATTAAGAGAACAAATGAAATCATTGAAGAGCTTGTTAGGCAGATTGATACCACGACAAAGTCGAGGAATGAAACTAGGGAACAGATGGAGCTTAGGAATTATGAAATTGCCATTGAGGTTTCTCAGCTTGAAGCTACTATTAGTGGGCTCAAAGATGAGGTTTCCAAGAAAACTTCTGTTATTGAAGACCTTGAAAACACTATCAtcgaaaaagataaaaagatatgcGAAAATGAAGTAGATCTGGTTGGTAAATTAAGACGGGCCGAGGATGAAGCTTCTGACCTGAGGCAGCTTGTGCAGGAGTATGATGACAAGTTAAGGGATTTGGAGTCTAAAATGGAGTCCCAAAGGCCTTTACTTGTAGATCAGTTGggtttaatttctaaaattcatgaccaaatttatgatattattaAGATAGTTGATGTTAGTGATGTGGACCATTCTGAATTTTCAGAGTCTTTATTTCTCCCTCGGGAAACAGACATGGAGGAGAATGTACGTGCATCATTGGCTGGAATGGAATCTATTTATGCATTGGCAAAACTCGTCATGGATAAGACAAGGAATTTAATTGAGGAGAAGATCCGTGAATCTAAGAATTTAAATGAGACAGTTGCCCAGTTGCTTAAGGAGAAAGAACATATTGGATATTTGCTAAGGACTGCATTATCTAAGAGAATGACATCTGATCCATCCTCAAAAGcaaatcaattatttgaaGTAGCGGAGAATGGTTTAAGAGAGGCTGgaattgatttcaaattcagCAAGCTTCTTGGAGAGGAGAAATTTTCTACTACAAGGGACAATAGGAAAGCACTAGATGCAGAGGATGAAATATTCACCCTG GCTGGTGCTCTGGAGAATATTGTGAAGGCATCTCAGATTGAGATCATTGAGCTACGACATTCACTGGAGGAGTTAAG GGCAGAGTCGGTTGTACTTAAAGAGCGCCTAGAATCTCAATCCAAGGAGCTTAAACTTAGATCATTACAAATTCAGGAACttgaagaaaaggagagaGTTGCCAATGAAAGT GTTGAAGGGTTAATGATGGACGTCACAGCTGCGGAAGAAGAAATCATAAGATGGAAGGTAGCTGCAGAGCAAGAAGCTGCTGCTGGCAAAGCTGTTGAGCAAGAGTTTCTGGCACAG ATCTCAGGTGTTAAACAGGAACTTGAAGAAGCAAGACAGGTGATATTGGATTCagataaaaaacttaaatttaaagaagagaCGGTAAATGCTGCCATGGCAGCCAGAGATGCAGCTGAGAAATCATTGAGACTAGCGGATGTGAGAGCGTCTAGGTTGAGGGAGAGGGTGGAAGACCTTACCCGGCAGCTTGAACAGCTCGATAACAGAGAAGAATCGAGAATAGGAAGTTCAAATGGTCATAGATATGTTTGTTGGCCATGGCAATGGCTTGGACTTGATTTTGTTGGTTCTCGGCACTCTGAAACACAACAACAAGAGAGTTCAAACGAGATGGAACTATCTGAGCCACTTATCtga
- the LOC101212666 gene encoding CAP-Gly domain-containing linker protein 1 isoform X2 — protein sequence MASGLDEDADVVLSDVEGDEHPITIQNPSPEEITVERFREILAERDRERQSREAAENSKSELQVSFNRLKALAHEAIKKRDECGRQRDEALREKEEALKLNEKVSAELAEANRQRDEALKLRDEITKEFDEILKDRDTLRSEIGNASHMLVTGIDKISAKVSSFKNFTAGGLPRSQKYTGLPAVAYGVIKRTNEIIEELVRQIDTTTKSRNETREQMELRNYEIAIEVSQLEATISGLKDEVSKKTSVIEDLENTIIEKDKKICENEVDLVGKLRRAEDEASDLRQLVQEYDDKLRDLESKMESQRPLLVDQLGLISKIHDQIYDIIKIVDVSDVDHSEFSESLFLPRETDMEENVRASLAGMESIYALAKLVMDKTRNLIEEKIRESKNLNETVAQLLKEKEHIGYLLRTALSKRMTSDPSSKANQLFEVAENGLREAGIDFKFSKLLGEEKFSTTRDNRKALDAEDEIFTLAGALENIVKASQIEIIELRHSLEELRAESVVLKERLESQSKELKLRSLQIQELEEKERVANESVEGLMMDVTAAEEEIIRWKVAAEQEAAAGKAVEQEFLAQPMRSKAFTVAGNQTTYIVSMFCDDRLPFGIGRSQVLNRNLKKQDR from the exons ATGGCGAGTGGTCTTGATGAAGACGCAGATGTTGTGCTCAGCGATGTTGAAGGTGACGAACATCCCATTACGATCCAGAATCCTTCTCCTGAAGAAATCACTGTTGAGAGGTTTAGGGAGATTCTTGCGGAGCGCGATCGTGAGCGGCAATCTCGAGAAGCAGCAGAGAATTCAAAATCGGAATTGCAAGTGTCATTTAACCGCTTGAAAGCGCTTGCCCATGAGGCAATTAAGAAGCGAGATGAGTGTGGAAGACAGCGGGATGAAGCATtgagagaaaaggaagaagctttgaaattgaatgaaaaggTTTCTGCAGAGTTGGCTGAGGCGAATCGGCAAAGAGATGAGGCCTTAAAGCTTAGGGATGAGATTACTAAGGAGTTTGATGAGATCCTAAAGGATAGGGATACTCTGAGATCAGAAATTGGTAATGCATCCCATATGCTTGTGACTGGGATTGATAAGATATCTGCAAAAGTGAGCAGTTTCAAGAATTTTACGGCAGGTGGGTTGCCTAGGTCACAAAAATATACAGGATTACCTGCAGTTGCCTATGGAGTTATTAAGAGAACAAATGAAATCATTGAAGAGCTTGTTAGGCAGATTGATACCACGACAAAGTCGAGGAATGAAACTAGGGAACAGATGGAGCTTAGGAATTATGAAATTGCCATTGAGGTTTCTCAGCTTGAAGCTACTATTAGTGGGCTCAAAGATGAGGTTTCCAAGAAAACTTCTGTTATTGAAGACCTTGAAAACACTATCAtcgaaaaagataaaaagatatgcGAAAATGAAGTAGATCTGGTTGGTAAATTAAGACGGGCCGAGGATGAAGCTTCTGACCTGAGGCAGCTTGTGCAGGAGTATGATGACAAGTTAAGGGATTTGGAGTCTAAAATGGAGTCCCAAAGGCCTTTACTTGTAGATCAGTTGggtttaatttctaaaattcatgaccaaatttatgatattattaAGATAGTTGATGTTAGTGATGTGGACCATTCTGAATTTTCAGAGTCTTTATTTCTCCCTCGGGAAACAGACATGGAGGAGAATGTACGTGCATCATTGGCTGGAATGGAATCTATTTATGCATTGGCAAAACTCGTCATGGATAAGACAAGGAATTTAATTGAGGAGAAGATCCGTGAATCTAAGAATTTAAATGAGACAGTTGCCCAGTTGCTTAAGGAGAAAGAACATATTGGATATTTGCTAAGGACTGCATTATCTAAGAGAATGACATCTGATCCATCCTCAAAAGcaaatcaattatttgaaGTAGCGGAGAATGGTTTAAGAGAGGCTGgaattgatttcaaattcagCAAGCTTCTTGGAGAGGAGAAATTTTCTACTACAAGGGACAATAGGAAAGCACTAGATGCAGAGGATGAAATATTCACCCTG GCTGGTGCTCTGGAGAATATTGTGAAGGCATCTCAGATTGAGATCATTGAGCTACGACATTCACTGGAGGAGTTAAG GGCAGAGTCGGTTGTACTTAAAGAGCGCCTAGAATCTCAATCCAAGGAGCTTAAACTTAGATCATTACAAATTCAGGAACttgaagaaaaggagagaGTTGCCAATGAAAGT GTTGAAGGGTTAATGATGGACGTCACAGCTGCGGAAGAAGAAATCATAAGATGGAAGGTAGCTGCAGAGCAAGAAGCTGCTGCTGGCAAAGCTGTTGAGCAAGAGTTTCTGGCACAG CCTATGAGATCAAAAGCTTTTACCGTTGCTGGTAACCAAACAACATATATCGTCAGCATGTTTTGTGATGACAGACTTCCATTTGGTATTGGCAGATCTCAGGTGTTAAACAGGAACTTGAAGAAGCAAGACAGGTGA